The nucleotide sequence CTTGCCGTCCCCTTCACTATCTTTATCCTAACTGTTCCCTTGGTGAGAATTCCCTTCATACAAATATACAAACTCTAAGCGATATGTTTAAACATACAATGCTTTTATAGCTACTGACCTATGGCCATCCAAAATCCCCCTTGTTCTTTGGCTAAAATAGAAATGTGATTTTTAGCATTTCCTCCCACTTTAAAGTATTTTTGACCATATTTAACCACTATGATTCGTGAAAAACTTGAACTTTTAGTTGAAGAACTGAAAGAAAAAAACATCATTCATAAGGATAAAATCAACCTTAAAACTTACGATGAGCTGACCCGGGGAGTTCCGGAAATGCTCACCCTACATGATATCGCCAATTACCGCCCCATCCATATCAATGACGCTTGCAAGAAATTCTATGGCTTCAAAAATAATTTCCTGCGGGGGATGGACTATATTTATTATATCAAAACCATTCACCCGAGCTATTATCCCACCCTCTTCAAATCACTCACTTTCTTCAATGAGGATCAGGAGGAGTTTTTGGACCTAACTTACAAATTGAAGAATGCCTCTGGCCAATGGGACATACTAATAGGCACCACCAAAACTGTCACCCGATCAGCGGATGGCAAGCCCCTCAATGCCATTTCCCTTTTAGTTCCCCAAGAAGAACATCAGCCCATACAAACAGCCCCAATGTTATTATTAGAGACACTTACCAAAAGGGAAATGGAAATATTTTTGTTGATATCAGAGAGTAAAAAAACCAATGAAATCGCCCAAGAGCTTTTTATATCTGAGGAAACTGTAAAAAAGCACAAACAAAATATCTACAAAAAGCTACAGTGCAATAAAACCAGTGAATTGGTCAAAATGGCCTTTGAACTAGGCTTTAAATATTAGGCCGATTATCCCACTGGAATAACCGGCCATTCAAATTATAATTCTGGATTTAATCTTTCCAAAATCTCCTTGGCTTCATGCCATTCCAGTCTTGGTCCAAACTGGCTTACAATTTTGGAAGATGCCAAACTGGCCAGCTTACCACTCGATGCATAACTGTGTCCATTGGTGATGCCATAGAGAAACGCCCCAGCAAACATATCCCCAGCACCGTTGCTATCAACAGCCTGGGTAGGATAAGGCTCAATATCAATAAAAGTATCTCCATCAAAAATCATCGCCCCGTTTTTCCCTTGCGTGATCACAAAATGCTTGGCCACCTTTTTCAACTCTTCACGAGCATCCTTCAAATTCTCCTTGCCTGTATAAAGCATAGCTTCTTCCTCATTGCAGAAAAGCAAGTCCACACTGGCTCCGATCACCTCTACAAACCCCTCTTTAAAATACTTCACCATCGCAGGGTCCGAAAAAGTCAAAGCTACTTTGGTGCCGCTCTGTTCGGCTAGTTTCTTGGCGGCTTTCATGGCAGCCTTCCCATTGGGAGAAGTAATCAAATAACCTTCTATATATAGAAACTCTCCATCATTGATAATGGATTCATTGATATCAGCAATAGAAAAATCCTGGGTAATCCCTAAAAAAGTATTCATGGTCCTTTCAGCATCATCTGTAACCATCACCAAACACTTCCCCGTAATTCCATCCTCCAAATGATCAACATTGAGATTATGATCTACACCGGCCGCC is from Echinicola marina and encodes:
- a CDS encoding adenosine kinase, whose amino-acid sequence is MKKKYDVVGMGNALVDMEFKVSDQFLAENGVEKGFMTLVDEERQNELMGVINTAEAKKQCGGSAANSVIAVSQFGGNSYYNCRVANDNLGRFFVEDLKAAGVDHNLNVDHLEDGITGKCLVMVTDDAERTMNTFLGITQDFSIADINESIINDGEFLYIEGYLITSPNGKAAMKAAKKLAEQSGTKVALTFSDPAMVKYFKEGFVEVIGASVDLLFCNEEEAMLYTGKENLKDAREELKKVAKHFVITQGKNGAMIFDGDTFIDIEPYPTQAVDSNGAGDMFAGAFLYGITNGHSYASSGKLASLASSKIVSQFGPRLEWHEAKEILERLNPEL
- a CDS encoding response regulator transcription factor, which gives rise to MIREKLELLVEELKEKNIIHKDKINLKTYDELTRGVPEMLTLHDIANYRPIHINDACKKFYGFKNNFLRGMDYIYYIKTIHPSYYPTLFKSLTFFNEDQEEFLDLTYKLKNASGQWDILIGTTKTVTRSADGKPLNAISLLVPQEEHQPIQTAPMLLLETLTKREMEIFLLISESKKTNEIAQELFISEETVKKHKQNIYKKLQCNKTSELVKMAFELGFKY